A genomic stretch from Scheffersomyces stipitis CBS 6054 chromosome 6, complete sequence includes:
- the MAS1 gene encoding mitochondrial processing protease (go_function metalloendopeptidase activity~go_process proteolysis and peptidolysis), whose amino-acid sequence MLARASRFSRSTIAGRRLFTTASPVPTFQTSVLPNGLTVASESMPGTRTATVGVWINAGSRADNPASSGTAHFLEHLAFKGTNKRSQLNLELEIENIGSQINAYTSRENTVYYTKCLETDINQNIDILSDLLTKSKLEERAIENERHVILQESDEVDKMYDEVVFDHLHAVAFKSQDLGRTILGPRELIKTIQRDDLVNYITTNYKGDRMALIGVGCVNHEDLVKQAQKYFGDIKKSEKPFKQSGGDLPVFYGDEIRIQDDSLPTTHVALAVEGVSWSAPDFFTASVANGIIGTWDRSIGVGSNSPSPLAVTAAIGGAGNTPIANSYMAYTTSYADTGLMGVYFTADKDANLKLFIDAVMKEWARLKSGDITVEEVERSKAQLKASLVLALDDSTAIAEDIGRQLVNTGFRLSPEEVFERVEAITKKDVIDWANYRLKDKPIALSAVGNVKTLPSHQYLTKGMSL is encoded by the coding sequence ATGTTAGCTAGAGCATCACGTTTTAGTCGCTCTACTATTGCTGGACGTCGTTTGTTTACCACAGCATCTCCTGTTCCAACTTTCCAGACATCAGTTCTTCCCAATGGTTTAACAGTAGCAAGTGAATCCATGCCAGGAACTAGAACCGCCACCGTAGGCGTGTGGATCAATGCTGGTTCGAGAGCCGACAACCCTGCCAGTAGTGGCACTGCACATTTCTTGGAACATTTGGCTTTTAAGGGAACCAACAAGAGATCGCAGTTGAACTTAGAATTGGAAATAGAGAACATCGGCTCTCAAATCAATGCTTACACCTCAAGAGAGAACACAGTTTATTATACAAAATGTTTGGAGACTGATATCAACCAGAACATCGACATTTTGAGCGATTTATTGACGAAGTCAAAGTTAGAAGAAAGGGCCATCGAGAATGAAAGACATGTCATCTTGCAAGAAAGTGACGAAGTCGACAAGATGTACGATGAAGTGGTGTTTGACCATTTGCACGCAGTTGCTTTCAAGAGTCAAGACTTGGGCAGAACAATTTTGGGCCCCAGAGAGCTCATAAAGACCATACAACGAGATGATCTTGTAAACTACATCACTACTAACTATAAGGGAGACAGAATGGCACTTATAGGTGTAGGCTGTGTCAACCACGAGGACTTGGTCAAACAGGCACAAAAGTACTTTGGAGACATCAAGAAGAGTGAAAAGCCCTTTAAACAAAGTGGAGGTGATTTGCCAGTCTTCTATGGTGATGAAATCAGAATCCAAGACGATTCTTTGCCAACGACACATGTTGCCTTAGCTGTAGAAGGTGTAAGCTGGTCAGCGCCAGACTTCTTTACGGCATCTGTTGCCAACGGTATAATAGGAACGTGGGATAGATCTATCGGTGTTGGATCCAACTCTCCTTCCCCTCTAGCCGTAACAGCTGCTATTGGTGGCGCTGGAAACACCCCTATTGCCAACTCGTACATGGCGTACACTACATCGTATGCCGATACCGGGTTGATGGGTGTGTATTTTACCGCCGATAAAGATGCtaacttgaagttgtttatAGATGCGGTTATGAAAGAATGGGCTAGATTGAAGTCTGGTGACATTACTGTGGAAGAAGTGGAGAGATCGAAGGCACAATTAAAGGCTTCCTTGGTTTTAGCATTAGACGACTCTACGGCTATAGCTGAAGATATTGGAAGACAATTAGTCAATACAGGATTCCGTTTGTCTCCTGAAGAGGTCTTTGAGAGAGTTGAGGCTATCACTAAGAAGGACGTCATCGACTGGGCTAATTACAGATTGAAGGATAAGCCCATAGCCTTATCTGCCGTAGGTAACGTCAAGACACTTCCTTCTCACCAATATCTCACTAAGGGTATGTCCTTGTGA